A region of Micromonospora chokoriensis DNA encodes the following proteins:
- a CDS encoding phytanoyl-CoA dioxygenase family protein — protein sequence MTPLTDEERALLPSDEDVRHYAEHGWYLSKKLFTDDEVDALAAATQRYYDGERDRRLPVRPPKLAYWDPSKGPVQRHNDYVHHEHDGLGAILRKPLIGAVAARLAEADEIRVFQSTLIYKPPIDGEPSNIVPWHFDKHYWASSSSEKMLTAFIPFHDCGEEMGTITMVDGSHRWKEIGADDTVVRHFADRDRGQLEEMLAENAAYNGAEIRKIPMVIPKGHVSFHHCRTYHGSGPNVSGRPRQAISLHLQDGDNAWREYPLSDGTLAAYNHDVLVRRTHEGRPDYADPDYCPVIWRHRAPQGG from the coding sequence ATGACCCCGCTCACCGACGAGGAGCGGGCGCTGCTCCCCTCCGACGAGGACGTGCGCCACTACGCCGAGCACGGCTGGTACCTGTCGAAGAAGCTCTTCACCGACGACGAGGTGGACGCCCTCGCCGCCGCCACGCAGCGCTACTACGACGGTGAGCGGGACCGGCGGCTGCCGGTACGACCACCGAAGCTGGCCTACTGGGACCCGTCGAAGGGGCCGGTGCAGCGGCACAACGACTACGTCCACCACGAACACGACGGGCTCGGCGCGATCCTGCGCAAGCCGCTGATCGGCGCGGTCGCCGCCCGGCTCGCCGAGGCCGACGAGATCCGCGTCTTCCAGTCCACGCTGATCTACAAACCGCCGATCGACGGTGAGCCGAGCAACATCGTGCCCTGGCACTTCGACAAGCACTACTGGGCGTCCTCGTCGTCGGAGAAGATGCTCACCGCGTTCATCCCGTTCCACGACTGCGGGGAGGAGATGGGCACCATCACCATGGTCGACGGCTCGCACCGGTGGAAGGAGATCGGCGCGGACGACACGGTGGTGCGGCACTTCGCCGACCGGGACCGCGGCCAGCTGGAGGAGATGCTGGCGGAGAACGCCGCGTACAACGGCGCGGAGATCCGCAAGATCCCGATGGTGATCCCCAAGGGACACGTGAGCTTCCACCACTGCCGCACCTACCACGGCAGCGGACCCAACGTCAGCGGTCGCCCCCGGCAGGCGATCTCGCTGCACCTGCAGGACGGCGACAACGCCTGGCGGGAGTATCCGCTCTCCGACGGCACGCTCGCCGCGTACAACCACGACGTGCTGGTCCGGCGCACCCACGAGGGGCGACCGGACTACGCCGATCCCGACTACTGCCCGGTCATCTGGCGCCACCGCGCCCCGCAGGGAGGCTGA
- a CDS encoding thiamine pyrophosphate-dependent dehydrogenase E1 component subunit alpha, translated as MTDADPVRLYRTVRLIRRFEERAVELVHGGQIVGGIHPYLGQEGIAAGVCAALGADDVLAGTHRGHGHVLARGADPARMVAELCGRVTGLNAGRGGSMHAADLSLGVLGANAIVGASGAIVTGAVWAHRRRGRDTVGVSFFGDGAVNEGMLLEAFNLAALWRVPVLFVCENNGYATTMPVAGAVAGSITDRAAAFGIPAVVVDGQDPEGVRVAAAAAVDRMRAGGGPELIEARTYRFDVHHTFEHAVRLDYRTPDEVTRGRARDPVDIQGARLSAADRAAVDAEIEATLDAAVDFALTSPHPDPADATAYLYASGLTARTGGG; from the coding sequence GTGACCGACGCCGACCCGGTCCGGCTCTACCGCACGGTCCGGCTGATCCGCCGGTTCGAGGAACGGGCGGTGGAGCTGGTCCACGGCGGGCAGATCGTCGGCGGCATCCACCCGTACCTCGGTCAGGAGGGGATCGCCGCCGGCGTCTGCGCCGCCCTGGGCGCCGACGACGTGCTCGCCGGCACCCACCGCGGCCACGGGCACGTGCTGGCCCGGGGCGCGGACCCGGCCCGGATGGTCGCCGAGCTGTGCGGCCGGGTCACCGGCCTCAACGCCGGCCGGGGCGGGTCGATGCACGCCGCCGACCTGAGCCTCGGTGTGCTCGGCGCCAACGCGATAGTGGGGGCCTCCGGCGCGATCGTCACGGGCGCGGTGTGGGCGCACCGCCGCCGAGGCCGTGACACCGTGGGGGTGAGCTTCTTCGGCGACGGCGCGGTCAACGAGGGGATGCTTCTGGAGGCGTTCAACCTGGCCGCGCTGTGGCGGGTGCCGGTGCTGTTCGTGTGCGAGAACAACGGCTACGCCACCACCATGCCGGTCGCCGGCGCGGTGGCCGGCAGCATCACCGACCGGGCCGCCGCGTTCGGCATCCCGGCCGTCGTGGTCGACGGCCAGGACCCCGAGGGGGTACGCGTCGCCGCAGCCGCCGCCGTCGACCGGATGCGCGCCGGGGGCGGCCCCGAGCTGATCGAGGCCCGCACCTACCGCTTCGACGTCCACCACACCTTCGAACACGCGGTACGCCTCGACTACCGCACGCCCGACGAGGTGACCCGCGGTCGGGCCCGCGACCCGGTGGACATCCAGGGTGCGCGGCTCTCCGCCGCCGATCGGGCGGCGGTGGACGCCGAAATCGAGGCGACGCTCGACGCGGCGGTGGACTTCGCCCTGACCAGCCCGCACCCCGACCCGGCCGACGCGACGGCGTACCTGTACGCCAGCGGCCTGACCGCCCGCACCGGAGGTGGTTGA